CCAGCCGATGGCCTTGTCCATGGCGTTGTGCCGCCCCCCGTCTTCGACGCGAAAGAGGGGACGTCCCTCCTTCGAGGCCAGAAGGGCCACGTGGGCGCTGCCGGTGCGGCGGAAAAGCGGCCCCTCGGCGAGGGCGTCGACCGCCTCGAAGAGGGAGGCGGCCTCCAGGGCCCATCGGACGGGGAGGGGCGGCGGGGCCTTTCTGCCGCCGCAGGCCTCGGAGGGACCCGCCGACGCCCTGCGGACCGGGCGGCTTTCGGGTGTGAGGCCCCGGAGGGGGAGACGCCGTCTCACGGATAGCCCGTCGGCCGTCGTCTCGACGGAGAGGATCTCGTCGCGGGAGCCGATCATCCGCTTCGAGAAGAGGTGGCCGAGGGCCCAGAGCTCCTCGTCGCCGGGCGA
The DNA window shown above is from Aminithiophilus ramosus and carries:
- the fdhD gene encoding formate dehydrogenase accessory sulfurtransferase FdhD encodes the protein MERDAVTLRKVWKVFRSGQVETFDDDLLRERTLTLVVDGKEEAVVVLSPGDEELWALGHLFSKRMIGSRDEILSVETTADGLSVRRRLPLRGLTPESRPVRRASAGPSEACGGRKAPPPLPVRWALEAASLFEAVDALAEGPLFRRTGSAHVALLASKEGRPLFRVEDGGRHNAMDKAIGWAVREGIDLADCFMALSGRLAADMVRKALDAGLPLLASVSAATASGVETAAAGGVTLVGFVRKGKMNVYSVPERIVELAPRA